Proteins from one Mucilaginibacter jinjuensis genomic window:
- a CDS encoding metallophosphoesterase gives MKRRDFVRNTTLTALGATIISPLASLAEGGVTHLESEDLTHQDKINDDYALHFMAIGDWGRNGEYDQAEVAKQMGLWGAAHPNDFVISVGDNFYPKGVVSEQDPLWHYSFENIYTAHSLQCDWFSILGNHDYLTDPDAQIRYSKISRRWNMPARYYTKQVSLGKDKGKAMFIMIDTDPMLHEALKPQVDIQMAWLKDTLKNTPADVKWKIIVGHHPYYTVGPRIKNYDTLTVRKVLADVFEQYKVDVYLSGHDHSLQHLKPEGYTHQFISGAGSELTDVTAGISYSKFEASQHGFMYFAVDANRFNVRAINKEGAVIYQTELTK, from the coding sequence ATGAAACGCAGAGATTTTGTAAGAAACACTACCCTAACCGCTTTAGGCGCAACAATTATCAGTCCGCTGGCCAGTTTGGCCGAAGGTGGCGTAACCCATTTAGAGAGCGAAGACTTAACCCATCAGGATAAAATAAACGACGATTATGCCCTGCACTTTATGGCCATAGGCGACTGGGGCCGCAACGGCGAGTATGACCAGGCCGAAGTTGCCAAACAAATGGGCCTCTGGGGTGCAGCACACCCTAACGATTTTGTGATTTCTGTGGGCGATAACTTTTACCCTAAAGGCGTGGTGAGCGAACAAGATCCGCTTTGGCATTACTCGTTCGAGAATATTTATACTGCCCATTCGCTGCAATGCGATTGGTTTTCGATACTCGGCAACCACGACTATTTGACCGATCCCGATGCACAGATCCGCTACAGTAAAATAAGCCGTCGCTGGAACATGCCTGCGCGCTATTATACCAAACAGGTATCATTGGGTAAGGATAAAGGCAAGGCCATGTTTATTATGATTGATACCGACCCTATGCTGCACGAAGCTCTGAAACCACAGGTTGATATCCAGATGGCCTGGTTAAAGGATACTTTGAAAAACACCCCTGCCGATGTAAAATGGAAAATAATAGTTGGCCACCACCCCTACTACACCGTTGGCCCGCGTATTAAAAACTATGATACCCTAACAGTACGCAAGGTATTGGCCGATGTGTTTGAACAATACAAGGTAGATGTTTACCTGTCTGGCCACGACCATTCACTGCAACATTTGAAACCCGAAGGTTATACCCACCAGTTTATCTCGGGCGCAGGTTCTGAGCTGACTGATGTTACCGCAGGTATTTCGTATAGCAAATTCGAGGCCTCACAGCATGGCTTTATGTATTTTGCTGTTGATGCCAACCGCTTTAATGTGAGAGCAATCAACAAAGAAGGTGCGGTTATTTACCAAACCGAACTGACTAAGTAA
- a CDS encoding alpha-ketoglutarate-dependent dioxygenase AlkB family protein, protein MDQLSIFGDTEVNKPLLPGLIDYQPGMFTKAESDDLLQKLIKETPWTQRSVMMYGKEILTPRLTAWYGDPDADYSISGMGAIPLPWTVDLLMIRQRVEAAAGISFNTVLLNYYRDGNDSVSWHDDMDNIPGRNMFVGSVSFGQVRTFDIRKKADHTVKYSIPLENGSYLLMKGDFQLNWQHRIAKSSKPMKERVNLTFRVSDKIG, encoded by the coding sequence ATGGATCAGCTCAGTATTTTCGGTGACACCGAAGTCAATAAACCCTTACTTCCCGGTTTAATTGATTACCAACCCGGTATGTTTACCAAAGCCGAAAGTGATGATCTGCTGCAAAAACTGATCAAAGAAACTCCCTGGACGCAGCGTTCTGTAATGATGTACGGCAAAGAAATACTTACGCCCAGGCTTACCGCCTGGTACGGAGACCCTGATGCAGACTACTCCATCTCAGGCATGGGGGCAATACCATTGCCCTGGACGGTGGATTTGCTCATGATTCGCCAAAGAGTAGAAGCAGCTGCCGGCATCTCATTCAATACCGTACTACTTAATTACTATCGTGATGGGAACGACTCTGTAAGCTGGCACGATGATATGGACAATATCCCCGGTCGCAATATGTTTGTAGGCTCGGTTAGTTTTGGACAGGTGCGTACATTTGATATCAGGAAGAAGGCAGACCATACCGTTAAGTATTCTATCCCTTTAGAGAATGGTTCTTATTTGCTAATGAAAGGTGATTTTCAGCTAAACTGGCAGCATCGAATTGCGAAATCATCTAAGCCAATGAAGGAAAGGGTTAATTTGACGTTTAGGGTGAGTGATAAGATCGGATAA
- a CDS encoding carboxymuconolactone decarboxylase family protein: MSTRIKVNQGDPAAYKAMMAFEEYVASTPLTTKHKDLIKIRASQINQCAFCIDMHTRDARKAGETEQRIYALNAWRDVPFFDEQEKAILALTEEVTLITGKVSDETYNKAAALFEPAYLTYILMAIIAINSWNRIGVTTHMEDFLKAE; encoded by the coding sequence ATGAGCACACGCATTAAAGTAAACCAGGGAGACCCAGCCGCATACAAAGCTATGATGGCTTTTGAAGAATATGTAGCAAGCACACCGCTTACTACAAAACATAAAGACCTGATCAAAATCCGCGCATCGCAAATTAACCAATGTGCATTTTGTATTGATATGCACACCCGCGATGCGCGTAAAGCAGGCGAAACCGAACAACGTATTTATGCGCTTAATGCATGGAGGGATGTGCCGTTTTTCGATGAGCAGGAAAAAGCGATACTTGCCCTTACAGAAGAAGTAACGCTGATTACCGGTAAAGTATCAGACGAAACTTATAACAAAGCAGCAGCGCTGTTTGAGCCTGCTTATTTAACCTATATTCTGATGGCTATTATTGCTATCAATTCATGGAACAGGATAGGGGTAACTACCCACATGGAAGATTTTCTGAAAGCAGAATAA
- a CDS encoding ferritin: protein MKDIMRIKCLISNEMETILNQQIRKEAQSSSIYLAMASWCDRNGFDGSSTYFFKQAEEERQHQLKFFKYVLDMGATAISPDVSGIKIEYNSFREVFEDALDQEISVTNAIKNIAALCHKEQDYVTMEFLNWFLKEQREEEYKARRALELFEVIGEEGTGRWQIDKHIGDIRYDSEA, encoded by the coding sequence ATGAAAGATATAATGCGCATAAAATGTCTTATTTCTAACGAAATGGAGACTATTTTAAACCAACAGATACGTAAAGAAGCACAGTCGTCATCTATATACCTGGCTATGGCTTCATGGTGTGATAGAAATGGCTTTGATGGCTCATCTACCTACTTTTTTAAACAAGCCGAAGAAGAAAGACAGCATCAGCTTAAATTCTTTAAATATGTACTTGATATGGGTGCCACGGCCATTTCTCCGGATGTAAGCGGTATCAAAATTGAGTACAACTCGTTCCGAGAGGTATTTGAAGATGCTTTAGACCAGGAGATCAGTGTAACCAATGCCATCAAAAATATTGCAGCCCTTTGCCACAAAGAGCAGGATTACGTTACCATGGAATTTTTAAACTGGTTCCTGAAAGAACAACGTGAAGAAGAATACAAAGCACGCCGAGCACTCGAATTGTTTGAAGTTATTGGCGAAGAAGGTACCGGCCGCTGGCAGATTGATAAGCACATTGGCGATATCAGATACGATAGTGAAGCTTAA
- a CDS encoding DinB family protein codes for MENQQAIETTVQIITPEEFLEQWLGHRWLTKRLIEIFPEDQLFNHTIGGMRPFADMAKEVLGIAGIGIKALITGDWQFTPELDYRQGRSPIKTKAELLRVWDEVTEDILAYWPQITPEQFHEKVLAFGMYEAPIYNMILYWIDNEIHHRGQGYVYLRSLGIEPPAFWDRS; via the coding sequence ATGGAAAACCAACAAGCAATTGAAACCACAGTTCAAATCATCACTCCCGAAGAATTTCTGGAGCAATGGCTCGGCCATCGCTGGCTTACCAAACGGTTGATCGAAATCTTCCCGGAAGACCAGCTTTTTAACCATACCATCGGCGGCATGCGTCCTTTTGCAGACATGGCTAAAGAAGTGTTAGGCATTGCAGGTATCGGTATTAAAGCGCTTATCACCGGCGACTGGCAGTTTACACCCGAACTGGATTATCGCCAGGGCCGCTCTCCTATTAAAACCAAAGCAGAATTACTGCGTGTATGGGACGAAGTTACCGAAGATATACTGGCTTACTGGCCACAAATAACCCCGGAGCAATTTCACGAAAAGGTATTGGCCTTTGGCATGTACGAAGCACCCATCTATAACATGATTTTGTATTGGATTGATAACGAAATCCACCACCGCGGTCAGGGTTATGTTTACCTGCGTTCGCTGGGTATTGAGCCACCTGCATTTTGGGACCGCAGTTAA
- a CDS encoding SDR family oxidoreductase — MKKLTGKTAIITGGNSGIGFATAQEFIAEGAKVIITGRNQKSINEAVAQLGDNAYGVVSDAGDMAQVKQIQEQVKAIAPNIDIIFINAGLGKFNSVDDMSEEMFDEIMNVNFKGAYFTLQQLLPLVNDGGSIIFNTSINAHIGMAGASVYAASKAALLSLIRNLSAELLPRRIRVNAISPGPVVTPLHTAEKLDISNEQLEQMGQGILSQLPIGRFGRADEIAKIALFFASDDSTFVLGAELVADGGMYTL; from the coding sequence ATGAAAAAGTTAACTGGTAAAACAGCAATTATAACAGGCGGAAACAGCGGCATTGGCTTCGCTACCGCTCAGGAATTTATAGCAGAAGGCGCTAAAGTGATCATCACCGGCCGCAACCAAAAATCAATTAACGAGGCCGTTGCGCAACTGGGTGATAATGCCTACGGTGTAGTGTCTGACGCAGGCGATATGGCACAGGTAAAACAAATACAAGAGCAGGTAAAAGCAATTGCCCCTAACATCGATATTATATTTATCAATGCTGGTTTAGGCAAGTTTAACTCTGTTGACGACATGAGCGAAGAGATGTTCGACGAAATTATGAACGTAAACTTTAAAGGTGCTTACTTTACTCTGCAACAGTTGTTGCCACTGGTAAATGATGGTGGTTCTATCATCTTTAACACCTCTATCAACGCCCACATAGGCATGGCAGGTGCAAGTGTTTATGCAGCAAGTAAAGCAGCTTTATTATCACTGATCCGTAACCTTTCTGCCGAGTTATTGCCACGTCGCATCAGGGTTAATGCTATCAGCCCCGGCCCGGTTGTTACACCATTGCATACTGCCGAAAAATTGGATATCAGCAACGAGCAACTGGAACAAATGGGTCAAGGTATACTGAGCCAATTGCCAATCGGCAGGTTTGGCCGTGCAGATGAGATCGCTAAAATAGCGCTGTTCTTCGCATCAGATGATTCGACCTTTGTATTGGGTGCCGAGTTGGTGGCCGACGGTGGTATGTATACGCTGTAA
- a CDS encoding Crp/Fnr family transcriptional regulator: MYPQLLAHIKRYVQLTEQEEQLLCDNLELINLKKKQFLLEPGKHCKGNYFVLKGCLRLYIVNNKLNEQILQFGLENWWIADQDSLLNKQPSSCYIQAIAESELVLLTEHNRQLLFEKVPKLETYFLIMMQKSFVASQRRIGFIFNMNDEERYRHFAKLFPDFLQRVPQYMLASYLGFTPQFMSRLRAKKI; encoded by the coding sequence ATGTATCCGCAACTTTTAGCCCATATTAAAAGATATGTTCAGTTAACTGAACAAGAAGAGCAATTGCTGTGTGATAACCTCGAACTGATTAACCTTAAAAAGAAACAATTTTTACTCGAACCGGGTAAGCACTGTAAAGGCAATTATTTTGTACTGAAAGGGTGTTTGCGGTTATACATCGTGAATAATAAACTGAATGAGCAAATACTTCAGTTCGGGCTCGAGAATTGGTGGATAGCCGATCAGGATAGTTTGCTCAATAAACAGCCATCCAGTTGCTACATCCAGGCCATTGCAGAATCGGAACTGGTTTTGCTGACAGAGCATAACAGGCAATTGCTGTTTGAAAAGGTGCCCAAGCTTGAAACGTACTTTCTAATTATGATGCAGAAATCGTTTGTGGCATCACAGCGCCGAATTGGCTTTATCTTTAATATGAATGACGAAGAGCGATATCGCCATTTCGCCAAACTATTCCCCGATTTTTTGCAGCGTGTACCTCAATATATGCTGGCCAGTTACCTCGGCTTCACCCCACAGTTTATGAGCAGGCTGCGGGCAAAGAAAATCTGA
- a CDS encoding OmpA family protein, with the protein MKFLKSNLSIVLAASLIFSLAACKAKKAVVKQEPATDTVKPAPAPVTPAPAPAPAPEKQEPAPAPPQQDFHFPNVQFELNSAVLKTDSYQTLDLVAGSLKAAPTTKLILNGNSSAEGSAEHNMSLSVDRANAVKAYLVNAGVNGANLTTKGYGESKPIADNTTEEGRALNRRVEIKVIQ; encoded by the coding sequence ATGAAATTTTTAAAAAGCAACCTATCAATTGTATTAGCCGCATCATTAATATTTAGCCTCGCAGCCTGCAAAGCAAAGAAAGCAGTAGTAAAACAAGAACCTGCTACCGATACTGTAAAACCAGCCCCAGCACCTGTTACACCAGCTCCGGCACCAGCACCCGCGCCAGAGAAGCAAGAACCAGCCCCGGCACCTCCACAACAGGATTTTCACTTCCCTAACGTGCAGTTTGAGCTTAACTCGGCTGTGTTAAAAACAGACTCATACCAAACGCTTGATCTGGTTGCCGGCTCATTAAAAGCAGCACCAACCACTAAATTAATTTTAAATGGTAACTCATCTGCCGAAGGTTCTGCAGAGCATAACATGTCGCTATCTGTAGATCGTGCTAACGCTGTGAAAGCATACCTGGTAAACGCAGGCGTAAATGGCGCCAACCTAACCACCAAAGGTTACGGCGAAAGTAAACCGATTGCCGATAACACAACCGAAGAAGGCCGCGCGCTAAACCGCCGTGTTGAAATAAAAGTTATTCAATAA
- a CDS encoding OmpA family protein yields the protein MKFPIIIPALLVVAGLATSCVSNKKYKELNDNYTQLQNSTRDLSVKYQTSEQGLAVANNRIKSLEEQIASEKANTIALQDALNKCLNSSSQGNVNISKLVDEINSSNKYIQQLVNTKNKSDSLNMVLTNNLTRSLSQQEVKDVDVQVLKGVVYISLADNMLYKSGSYEISDKAGATLAKIAKIITDYNGYDVLIEGNTDNIPISQKNIRNNWDLSTLRASSVVMALQTTYNVDPKRLTAGGRGEYNPIADNSTPDGKAKNRRTQIIITPKLDQFMDLIGKAPEKQDTAPKQ from the coding sequence ATGAAGTTTCCAATCATTATACCGGCACTGTTAGTAGTAGCAGGTTTAGCCACAAGCTGCGTAAGCAACAAAAAATACAAAGAACTTAACGACAATTACACCCAATTGCAAAACAGTACCCGCGACTTAAGCGTGAAGTACCAAACCAGCGAGCAGGGCCTTGCCGTTGCCAATAACCGTATTAAAAGTCTGGAAGAGCAAATTGCTTCAGAAAAAGCAAACACAATTGCTTTACAGGATGCCCTTAACAAGTGTTTAAACTCGAGCAGCCAGGGTAACGTAAACATTTCTAAACTGGTTGATGAGATTAACAGTTCTAACAAATACATCCAGCAACTGGTTAATACCAAAAACAAAAGCGACTCACTTAACATGGTGTTAACTAACAACTTAACCCGTTCATTAAGTCAGCAGGAAGTTAAAGACGTTGATGTACAGGTATTAAAAGGCGTAGTTTATATTTCGCTTGCTGATAACATGCTGTACAAATCTGGCAGCTATGAAATCTCTGATAAAGCAGGTGCAACTTTAGCCAAAATTGCTAAAATCATTACCGACTATAACGGCTATGATGTGCTGATTGAAGGTAACACTGATAACATTCCAATCTCTCAGAAAAACATCCGCAACAACTGGGATTTAAGTACGCTAAGAGCATCATCTGTAGTTATGGCCTTACAAACTACCTACAATGTTGACCCTAAACGCTTAACAGCCGGTGGCCGTGGCGAGTATAACCCAATTGCCGATAACAGCACCCCAGATGGTAAAGCTAAAAACAGACGTACCCAAATTATCATCACCCCTAAACTGGATCAGTTTATGGACCTGATTGGTAAAGCGCCTGAAAAACAGGATACAGCTCCAAAACAATAA
- a CDS encoding (2Fe-2S) ferredoxin domain-containing protein, whose protein sequence is MSKFTIPDRVLYVCTGSKCAKRGGKSLYKLATSFAKYHEGKEEIEVLRIECTDRCDYAPVCTIQPGNIWLKEYSEKEVLKLLKSLDKSPDAI, encoded by the coding sequence ATGAGCAAGTTTACTATACCCGATAGAGTGCTTTACGTATGCACAGGCAGTAAATGCGCTAAACGGGGTGGCAAAAGCCTTTATAAGCTGGCAACATCATTTGCCAAATATCATGAAGGAAAAGAGGAGATTGAAGTATTAAGGATAGAATGCACAGACCGGTGCGATTATGCACCGGTCTGTACTATACAACCAGGTAATATCTGGCTAAAAGAATATTCGGAGAAAGAGGTTCTCAAGCTATTAAAATCGCTCGATAAATCTCCTGATGCTATTTAA
- a CDS encoding winged helix-turn-helix transcriptional regulator: MTEKRHQNYRCAMEASLSVISGKWKMTILQKILAGPIRYSDIKHNIPDITEKMLTQQLRELEEDGIVKRKVYPVVPPKVEYSFTDLGQGLTPIFQSLEVWGAQFLTNSNGELITPDSSCYVAKSEAVVGVDGKLEPSRL; this comes from the coding sequence ATGACAGAAAAAAGACATCAAAACTATCGCTGCGCTATGGAAGCGTCATTAAGCGTAATAAGCGGCAAGTGGAAAATGACCATTTTACAGAAAATTTTGGCCGGCCCCATCCGCTATTCTGACATTAAACACAACATCCCCGACATTACCGAAAAGATGCTCACCCAGCAGCTTCGCGAGCTGGAAGAGGACGGCATTGTAAAACGCAAAGTATATCCCGTAGTACCCCCCAAAGTAGAATACTCATTCACTGATCTGGGCCAGGGGTTAACACCCATCTTCCAATCGCTCGAAGTTTGGGGTGCGCAGTTCTTAACCAACAGCAATGGCGAATTGATTACCCCGGATAGCAGTTGTTATGTGGCGAAGAGCGAGGCTGTGGTTGGGGTTGATGGAAAGTTGGAGCCATCCAGATTATAA